In Tripterygium wilfordii isolate XIE 37 chromosome 23, ASM1340144v1, whole genome shotgun sequence, one genomic interval encodes:
- the LOC119992686 gene encoding probable disease resistance protein At4g27220, producing the protein MAEKVFSIVAEHGALNWIKRQSSYVCNFEKNVDNVKDQLRNLKRKRERIEHVVDDATKRKLEVIESDVQHWLRSVTAVVENAESLFEETQRAKRRRLFGLFPNVKAMYQVGKKAEDESKAIADLQLAVGQFHSVSYRPAPQGIRFATIKDYETFESRAWHLDKIMKALKDPNVNMIGVWGMGGVGKTTLVKKAAQQANADEIFDVVVFSEVSSNQDLKRIQGEIADALGFKFEAETISGRSNQLHERLLKETKILVILDNIWARIDLGELGIPFRNDHKGCKILMTSRDRRVLSEIGTNSLKIWVDTLDDVEAQKLFEKMAGEVVKVPYLQPLAIEIAKRCAGLPLLITTVARALSDRKDSYTWKEALQQLDKFGNDDFDAQVYSALELSFNQLKGKSKKEVFLLCGLLVNTDYAIEDLVKYCMTLDSFKDIDQLEDRRNKLHKLVIDLKSACLLLDGQKNGYIKMHDVVRKFAVSFARENHNMFIEEYDGELEEWPKKNTVAKLYSIYFPHNFIHRLVEGLECEELKLFILHSKNRDLKIPNSFFQGLRGIIVLDIKNIRFPSLPSSLYYLENLRTLSLEECELEDIARIGNLVGLEVLRIVNSKISHFPEETRQLTRLKLFSVDGCSNLAVIPPNVISSFTQLEELRMEKSFVNWAAEGVNGQNACLAELNKLSKLTSLDIHIPNSNIMPNDLFSVKLERFKIVIGDDWAESLEWGFKWFDMQYERSRSLQLKLSTSIHLKPCVKELLKKSEDLYLDELGGVNSVCELDREGFPRLRILFVQEGRNFQYIVNPNTTTPCKIFPGLEVLSLKNLINLEMICHGQLGVESFSKLRIVRVERCDMLKNLFSFSIVKSLLQLQEISVVNCKNMEEMFCCESDKDDKCDVIEITQVQYIYLQNLPKITSIPLLNGKIVFPYLDWLFLRDIGAEKIWDNSLQPMQHFDTLRNLRLSGCHKLKFLLPVVVIKYLIQLMELNVRDCELMEGIIEGVTSQMIFPKLTLLKLKDLPKLKRFCTGNSTEFPSLSDMWIERCPELKSFIFDEKDVSNGDLPPPLFDEKGFDVVDIS; encoded by the exons ATGGCCGAGAAAGTTTTTTCCATTGTTGCAGAGCACGGAGCTCTAAATTGGATTAAACGTCAAAGTAGTTATGTGTGCAACTTCGAAAAAAATGTAGATAATGTTAAAGATCAACTCCGCAATCTGAAacgtaagagagagagaatcgagCACGTTGTTGATGATGCAACCAAAAGAAAACTGGAGGTGATTGAAAGTGACGTTCAACACTGGCTGCGGAGCGTGACAGCGGTTGTTGAGAATGCAGAAAGTCTTTTCGAGGAAACACAGAGGGCAAAGAGGAGGCGTTTGTTTGGGTTATTTCCTAATGTGAAGGCAATGTACCAGGTAGGTAAGAAAGCTGAGGACGAATCAAAGGCAATAGCAGATCTTCAGTTGGCTGTAGGACAGTTTCATAGTGTTTCATATCGTCCTGCTCCGCAAGGAATACGTTTTGCAACCATCAAGGATTATGAGACCTTCGAATCAAGAGCATGGCATTTGGATAAGATTATGAAGGCCTTAAAAGATCCTAATGTCAACATGATTGGCGTTTGGGGTATGGGTGGTGTGGGCAAAACTACTCTTGTGAAGAAAGCTGCCCAACAAGCCAATGCAGATGAGATTTTTGATGTGGTGGTTTTTTCGGAGGTATCTTCAAATCAAGACTTGAAAAGGATTCAAGGAGAAATTGCAGATGCCTTAGGCTTCAAATTCGAGGCAGAGACAATTTCTGGGAGATCCAACCAGTTACATGAACGTTTgctgaaagaaacaaaaattcttgtgattcttgataataTTTGGGCAAGGATTGATCTGGGAGAGTTAGGAATACCTTTCAGGAATGACCACAAAGGATGCAAAATATTGATGACATCTAGAGATAGGCGTGTATTATCCGAGATTGGTACTAATAGTTTGAAAATCTGGGTTGATACATTAGATGATGTGGAGGCTCAAAAATTATTTGAGAAAATGGCGGGAGAAGTCGTGAAAGTTCCCTATTTGCAACCTCTTGCCATTGAAATAGCTAAAAGATGTGCAGGTTTGCCACTTTTGATTACCACAGTTGCAAGGGCCCTAAGTGATAGAAAGGATTCATATACTTGGAAAGAAGCCTTACAACAATTAGATAAGTTTGGAAATGATGATTTTGATGCACAAGTGTATTCCGCTCTAGAGTTAAGTTTCAATCAGTTGAAAGGTAAATCGAAGAAAGAGGTGTTCTTGCTTTGTGGTCTACTAGTAAATACTGATTATGCCATTGAGGATTTGGTGAAATATTGCATGACCCTTGATTCTTTCAAAGATATTGATCAGTTGGAAGATAGGAGAAACAAGTTGCATAAATTGGTTATAGACCTCAAATCCGCGTGTTTGTTATTAGATGGTCAAAAGAATGGTTACATCAAAATGCATGATGTGGTTCGCAAATTTGCTGTATCATTTGCACGTGAAAATCATAATATGTTCATTGAAGAATATGATGGTGAATTGGAAGAATGGCCCAAAAAGAATACAGTTGCAAAGTTATACTCGATATATTTTCCTCACAATTTCATTCACAGACTAGTAGAAGGGTTGGAATGTGAAGAGCTGAAGTTATTTATTCTGCATTCCAAAAATCGTGATTTGAAGATTCCTAATTCATTTTTCCAAGGGTTGAGAGGAATTATAGTCTTAGATATTAAGAATATAAGATTTCCATCTCTACCTTCATCCCTTTATTATCTAGAAAACCTTCGCACTCTCTCTCTTGAGGAGTGTGAGCTGGAAGATATAGCCAGAATAGGAAATCTAGTTGGACTAGAAGTTCTTCGCATTGTGAATTCAAAGATCTCCCATTTTCCTGAGGAAACAAGACAATTGACTCGTCTGAAGTTGTTCAGTGTCGATGGATGTTCAAATCTTGCAGTGATTCCACCAAATGTCATTTCATCATTCACTCAATTAGAAGAATTGCGTATGGAAAAGAGCTTTGTGAACTGGGCGGCCGAAGGAGTTAATGGTCAAAATGCGTGTCTTGCTGAGTTGAACAAATTGTCTAAGCTGACTAGCTTAGATATTCACATTCCGAATTCCAATATTATGCCAAATGACTTGTTCTCAGTCAAGTTAGAAAGATTTAAAATAGTAATAGGAGATGACTGGGCCGAGAGCTTGGAATGGGGCTTCAAATGGTTTGACATGCAGTATGAAAGGTCACGAAGTTTGCAACTCAAACTCTCCACAAGCATTCATTTGAAGCCTTGTGTTAAGGAATTGTTGAAGAAAAGTGAAGATCTATATCTCGATGAATTGGGTGGTGTTAACAGTGTTTGTGAGTTAGATAGGGAAGGTTTTCCAAGATTGAGAATTTTATTTGTCCAAGAGGGTCGGAACTTCCAATACATTGTAAACCCAAACACAACAACTCCTTGTAAAATCTTTCCAGGCTTGGAGGTATTGTCTCTTAAAAATTTGATTAACCTTGAGATGATATGTCACGGCCAACTTGGAGTAGAGTCGTTTAGTAAGTTGAGAATTGTGAGAGTGGAAAGATGTGACATGTTGAAGAACCTTTTCTCATTCTCTATTGTCAAATCCCTTTTGCAACTGCAAGAAATCAGCGTGGTGAACTGTAAAAACATGGAGGAGATGTTTTGCTGTGAAAGTGATAAGGATGACAAGTGCGATGTGATTGAGATAACACAAGTACAATACATATATCTACAGAATTTACCGAAGATCACTAGCATCCCACTTCTTAATGGGAAG ATAGTGTTTCCCTACTTGGACTGGTTATTCCTACGTGATATTGGTGCTGAAAAAATATGGGACAACAGTCTTCAACCAATGCAACATTTTGATacattgagaaatttgagattgTCAGGCTGTCATAAATTAAAGTTCTTATTGCCCGTTGTTGTGATCAAATATCTCATTCAACTCATGGAACTTAATGTAAGAGATTGTGAATTAATGGAAGGGATA ataGAAGGAGTGACAAGTCAGATGATCTTCCCAAAATTGACTCTCCTGAAACTCAAAGATCTTCCAAAACTGAAAAGATTCTGCACAGGAAATTCTACTGAATTTCCATCCTTGTCCGATATGTGGATAGAGAGATGCCCGGAATTGAAGTCGTTCATCTTTGATGAAAAGGACGTCAGCAATGGTGACCTCCCACCTCCTCTCTTTGATGAAAAG GGATTTGATGTTGTTGACATAAGTTGA
- the LOC119993057 gene encoding uncharacterized protein LOC119993057, whose translation MSCSTTKSMMQLKRLWVHECAMMASIVECAGESETEDDIIFHQLEEIYIYRMPNLSSFCGSGKHAFKLPSLKEVTVENCPRLKTFCEGPLSTFKLWSLHVSLYKKRWNGDLNTTIQALYKEMDDDDDAAAGDEQLSMRFLHEYRRLTARRHFNHPGMSALNLLKA comes from the exons ATGTCTTGCTCGACAACTAAAAGCATGATGCAGCTCAAGAGATTGTGGGTACATGAATGTGCAATGATGGCGTCCATTGTAGAATGTGCAGGGGAAAGTGAGACAGAGGATGATATTATTTTCCACCAACTGgaagaaatatatatttatcgtATGCCAAACCTTTCAAGCTTCTGTGGCTCAGGGAAACATGCCTTCAAATTACCATCATTGAAAGAAGTAACTGTGGAAAATTGCCCCCGTCTGAAAACTTTTTGCGAGGGACCACTTTCCACTTTCAAGCTCTGGAGTCTCCATGTATCATTGTATAAAAAGCGTTGGAATGGCGACCTTAATACTACCATACAGGCCTTGTATAAAGAAATG gatgatgatgatgatgctgctGCTGGAGATGAACAATTGTCAATGAG ATTTCTGCACGAATATCGGAGGTTAACTGCTCGTCGCCATTTCAATCATCCGGGGATGAGTG CGCTGAACTTATTGAAAGCTTAG